One genomic region from Populus nigra chromosome 8, ddPopNigr1.1, whole genome shotgun sequence encodes:
- the LOC133700651 gene encoding 65-kDa microtubule-associated protein 8-like isoform X1, translated as MGSFQIGMRSSALLETSCGYLLQELQMIWDEVGKDQFEREKVLHDLEQECLEVYRRKVDSANISRARLHQELAESEAEFTHLLLSLGERSLPGRPEKMSGTLKEQLDAITPALREMRLRKEERMNQFRSVQGQIQKISAEIAGQSVYDDSITNVIVNENDLSLKKLEEYQIELQRLCDEKNDRLQLVDTYIDTIHDLSSTLGMESSMIITKVHPTLNELCGISKNISDSILAKLNSTVESLKAEKQTQLEKLHQLGKALTNLWNLMDTPYKDRHSFSNVTALLSLTSAEVSDHGSLTLNIIQQAEAEVKRLDQLKASKMKELFFKKQSELDQICNKSHMEIPSQPGMENIINLINSGEIDHADLLMSLDEQISAAREEATSRKAIMEKVERWMLAHDEERWLEEYSMDENRYSVRRGAHKNLRRAERARIIVNKIPVLVALLVAKTKSWEEERNKIFLYDGVPLMEMLEEYNMSRQEREEEKQRQREKKVPSYVVAGQENVVGSRPDTSSRRLSNRSLNGSLSNATPLNRRLSLCLQQLGTNSVNSANQGISYIKEGRKMQGQRMFPRPDLTSHLRDEAASVVSSFSGPLSP; from the exons ATGGGTTCGTTCCAAATTGGAATGCGAAGCTCTGCGTTACTAGAAACGTCATGTGGGTATCTGCTTCAGGAATTGCAG ATGATCTGGGATGAAGTTGGGAAAGATCAGTTTGAAAGAGAGAAGGTTCTGCATGATTTAGAACAAGAATGTTTAGAGGTTTATCGGAGAAAAGTTGACAGTGCAAACATATCAAGAGCTCGCCTGCATCAAGAGCTGGCAGAATCCGAAGCTGAATTCACCCATCTTCTTTTGTCCCTTGGTGAACGATCACTTCCAGGACGG CCAGAAAAAATGTCAGGAACGCTGAAGGAGCAGCTAGATGCAATCACCCCAGCTCTCCGGGAGATGCGTctgagaaaagaagagagaatgaATCAATTTAGATCCGTGCAAGgccaaattcaaaaaatttctgCTGAAATTGCAGGTCAATCAGTATACGATGACTCAATAACAAATGTCATTGTGAATGAGAATGATCTTTCATTAAAGAAACTTGAGGAATATCAGATTGAGCTACAAAGACTGTGCGATGAGAAG AATGACAGGCTCCAGCTAGTGGACACATACATCGACACAATTCATGATTTGTCCTCAACATTAGGAATGGAATCCTCCATGATCATAACAAAGGTGCATCCAACTTTGAATGAATTGTGTggaatatcaaaaaatataagtgATAGTATTCTGGCTAAACTCAACAGCACTGTGGAATCTCTCAAAGCAGAAAAACAAACGCAGCTTGAGAAG CTTCATCAGCTTGGAAAAGCACTAACAAACTTGTGGAATCTCATGGACACACCGTATAAAGATCGTCACTCATTCTCCAATGTCACAGCCTTATTATCTCTCACATCAGCTGAAGTATCAGATCATGGAAGCCTTACTCTAAATATAATCCAGCAG GCTGAAGCTGAAGTCAAGAGACTGGATCAGCTAAAAGCAAGCAAGATGAAAGAGCTTTTCTTCAAGAAACAGAGTGAGTTAGATCAAATATGCAATAAATCACACATGGAGATTCCTTCACAGCCAGGGATGGAAAATATAATCAATCTTATAAATTCAG GGGAGATTGACCATGCCGATCTCCTCATGAGTTTGGATGAGCAGATATCAGCAGCAAGAGAAGAAGCCACTAGCAGGAAGGCTATAATGGAAAAGGTTGAAAGGTGGATGCTAGCACATGATGAAGAGCGTTGGTTAGAAGAATATAGCATG GATGAAAATCGATATTCAGTTCGCAGAGGTGCTCACAAGAATCTGAGACGTGCAGAACGTGCCCGAATAATAGTCAACAAAATCCCAG TTCTAGTGGCATTGCTTGTAGCAAAGACTAAGAGTTGGGAAgaggaaagaaacaaaatattcttGTATGATGGG GTACCTCTGATGGAAATGCTAGAAGAATATAACATGTCAAGGCAGGAGAGGGAAGAGGAGAAGCAAAGACAAAGG GAAAAGAAGGTCCCAAGCTATGTAGTTGCTGGGCAAGAAAATGTGGTTGGGTCAAGGCCAGACACCAGCAGTCGACGTCTTTCAAACAGGAGCTTAAATGGAAGCTTGAGCAATGCAACCCCTTTAAACAGAAGGCTTTCACTTTGTCTCCAACAGTTGGGAACCAACAGCGTCAATTCTGCAAATCAAGGAATATCTTACataaaggaaggaaggaagatgCAAGGACAGAGGATGTTTCCTCGACCTGACCTCACTTCTCATCTTCGAGATGAAGCAGCTTCCGTCGTCTCATCCTTTTCTGGGCCGTTATCTCCCTAA
- the LOC133700651 gene encoding 65-kDa microtubule-associated protein 8-like isoform X2 produces MIWDEVGKDQFEREKVLHDLEQECLEVYRRKVDSANISRARLHQELAESEAEFTHLLLSLGERSLPGRPEKMSGTLKEQLDAITPALREMRLRKEERMNQFRSVQGQIQKISAEIAGQSVYDDSITNVIVNENDLSLKKLEEYQIELQRLCDEKNDRLQLVDTYIDTIHDLSSTLGMESSMIITKVHPTLNELCGISKNISDSILAKLNSTVESLKAEKQTQLEKLHQLGKALTNLWNLMDTPYKDRHSFSNVTALLSLTSAEVSDHGSLTLNIIQQAEAEVKRLDQLKASKMKELFFKKQSELDQICNKSHMEIPSQPGMENIINLINSGEIDHADLLMSLDEQISAAREEATSRKAIMEKVERWMLAHDEERWLEEYSMDENRYSVRRGAHKNLRRAERARIIVNKIPVLVALLVAKTKSWEEERNKIFLYDGVPLMEMLEEYNMSRQEREEEKQRQREKKVPSYVVAGQENVVGSRPDTSSRRLSNRSLNGSLSNATPLNRRLSLCLQQLGTNSVNSANQGISYIKEGRKMQGQRMFPRPDLTSHLRDEAASVVSSFSGPLSP; encoded by the exons ATGATCTGGGATGAAGTTGGGAAAGATCAGTTTGAAAGAGAGAAGGTTCTGCATGATTTAGAACAAGAATGTTTAGAGGTTTATCGGAGAAAAGTTGACAGTGCAAACATATCAAGAGCTCGCCTGCATCAAGAGCTGGCAGAATCCGAAGCTGAATTCACCCATCTTCTTTTGTCCCTTGGTGAACGATCACTTCCAGGACGG CCAGAAAAAATGTCAGGAACGCTGAAGGAGCAGCTAGATGCAATCACCCCAGCTCTCCGGGAGATGCGTctgagaaaagaagagagaatgaATCAATTTAGATCCGTGCAAGgccaaattcaaaaaatttctgCTGAAATTGCAGGTCAATCAGTATACGATGACTCAATAACAAATGTCATTGTGAATGAGAATGATCTTTCATTAAAGAAACTTGAGGAATATCAGATTGAGCTACAAAGACTGTGCGATGAGAAG AATGACAGGCTCCAGCTAGTGGACACATACATCGACACAATTCATGATTTGTCCTCAACATTAGGAATGGAATCCTCCATGATCATAACAAAGGTGCATCCAACTTTGAATGAATTGTGTggaatatcaaaaaatataagtgATAGTATTCTGGCTAAACTCAACAGCACTGTGGAATCTCTCAAAGCAGAAAAACAAACGCAGCTTGAGAAG CTTCATCAGCTTGGAAAAGCACTAACAAACTTGTGGAATCTCATGGACACACCGTATAAAGATCGTCACTCATTCTCCAATGTCACAGCCTTATTATCTCTCACATCAGCTGAAGTATCAGATCATGGAAGCCTTACTCTAAATATAATCCAGCAG GCTGAAGCTGAAGTCAAGAGACTGGATCAGCTAAAAGCAAGCAAGATGAAAGAGCTTTTCTTCAAGAAACAGAGTGAGTTAGATCAAATATGCAATAAATCACACATGGAGATTCCTTCACAGCCAGGGATGGAAAATATAATCAATCTTATAAATTCAG GGGAGATTGACCATGCCGATCTCCTCATGAGTTTGGATGAGCAGATATCAGCAGCAAGAGAAGAAGCCACTAGCAGGAAGGCTATAATGGAAAAGGTTGAAAGGTGGATGCTAGCACATGATGAAGAGCGTTGGTTAGAAGAATATAGCATG GATGAAAATCGATATTCAGTTCGCAGAGGTGCTCACAAGAATCTGAGACGTGCAGAACGTGCCCGAATAATAGTCAACAAAATCCCAG TTCTAGTGGCATTGCTTGTAGCAAAGACTAAGAGTTGGGAAgaggaaagaaacaaaatattcttGTATGATGGG GTACCTCTGATGGAAATGCTAGAAGAATATAACATGTCAAGGCAGGAGAGGGAAGAGGAGAAGCAAAGACAAAGG GAAAAGAAGGTCCCAAGCTATGTAGTTGCTGGGCAAGAAAATGTGGTTGGGTCAAGGCCAGACACCAGCAGTCGACGTCTTTCAAACAGGAGCTTAAATGGAAGCTTGAGCAATGCAACCCCTTTAAACAGAAGGCTTTCACTTTGTCTCCAACAGTTGGGAACCAACAGCGTCAATTCTGCAAATCAAGGAATATCTTACataaaggaaggaaggaagatgCAAGGACAGAGGATGTTTCCTCGACCTGACCTCACTTCTCATCTTCGAGATGAAGCAGCTTCCGTCGTCTCATCCTTTTCTGGGCCGTTATCTCCCTAA